One region of Labrus mixtus chromosome 1, fLabMix1.1, whole genome shotgun sequence genomic DNA includes:
- the ddx28 gene encoding probable ATP-dependent RNA helicase DDX28 — MHSLKVGYLALASSRASRSSRLFSPEFINSSACCHCSDGQARFGHTVAKPEETQVIRVPRYLQKQVENVKQTRGKNKINTIKAGKLLVQSKNPVLNQSAGYILGKFEQPVLSSKGWKHTKSFGDYFIINNTKTTAPFVGENQKEDIEQETAETFNKLHICKELLEALERVNITHPTTVQLQTIPKVMKGHNILCAAETGSGKTLSYLLPIVHRLQAVKKSEMDSENTRKIRTVVLVPSRELAEQVAAVSRTLCAPFGFLTRTVGGGRGVGNIKTVFKRDQPEIVVATPGALVKALRRGCLELSELSFFVVDEADTMFDPSFCDMLQDILLHTNIASDPKETRGPGHKAQLLVVGATFPGGVGEVLNKVTDLGSIVVIKSKMLHFLMPHVKQTFLKVKGADKILELHQALKLLQQKKGVLEGSVVVFCNKSTTVNWLGYSLEEMGVQHARLQGEMPAAVRAGIFRSFQKGLVEVLICTDIASRGLDTSKVHLVVNYDFPESHTDYIHRAGRVGRAGGVEDGEVLSFVAHPWDVELVQKIETAARRRTSLPGMESDIHEPKPKIVEEEEEKTFV; from the coding sequence ATGCATTCCCTAAAGGTCGGTTATTTGGCGCTGGCTTCGTCGAGAGCGTCGCGCTCAAGCAGGCTTTTCAGTCCTGAGTTTATCAACTCATCGGCTTGCTGTCATTGTTCTGATGGTCAGGCTCGTTTCGGTCATACAGTGGCCAAGCCGGAAGAGACTCAAGTCATTCGTGTCCCTCGCTACTTGCAGAAGCAGGTTGAGAACGTGAAACAAACGCGGGGCAAAAACAAGATCAACACCATCAAAGCTGGCAAGCTCCTGGTCCAGAGCAAGAATCCAGTTCTGAACCAGTCTGCAGGATACATACTTGGGAAATTTGAGCAGCCTGTTCTCTCCTCAAAAGGTTGGAAACATACCAAATCCTTCGGGGACTatttcatcatcaacaacaccAAGACTACTGCACCCTTTGTTGGTGAAAATCAGAAGGAGGACATTGAACAGGAGACAGCCGAGACATTTAATAAACTCCACATCTGCAAGGAGCTGCTGGAAGCTTTGGAGAGAGTAAATATTACCCATCCAACCACTGTACAGCTTCAGACCATCCCAAAGGTCATGAAAGGTCACAATATTCTCTGTGCGGCTGAAACAGGCAGTGGTAAAACACTGAGTTACCTCTTGCCTATTGTTCATCGACTGCAGGCTGTTAAGAAATCAGAGATGGATTCTGAGAACACGCGCAAGATTCGCACTGTGGTGCTCGTGCCTTCCAGGGAGCTGGCTGAGCAAGTAGCAGCTGTGTCCAGGACTCTCTGCGCTCCGTTCGGTTTCCTGACGCGGACCGTGGGTGGTGGGCGAGGTGTAGGAAACATCAAGACGGTCTTCAAGAGGGATCAGCCTGAAATAGTGGTGGCTACCCCGGGCGCCCTGGTAAAGGCCCTGCGGAGAGGCTGCCTGGAGCTGAGTGAGCTGAGCTTCTTTGTGGTGGATGAGGCCGACACCATGTTTGACCCTAGCTTTTGTGATATGCTGCAGGACATCCTGCTCCACACAAACATTGCCAGTGATCCGAAGGAAACGCGAGGTCCTGGCCACAAAGCGCAGCTGCTGGTCGTCGGGGCCACCTTTCCTGGCGGTGTTGGAGAGGTGCTCAACAAAGTGACAGACCTGGGCAGCATTGTGGTTATCAAGAGCAAGATGCTTCACTTCCTCATGCCTCATGTGAAGCAGACTTTCCTGAAGGTGAAGGGCGCTGACAAGATCCTGGAGCTCCACCAAgccctgaagctgctgcagcagaaaaaaggagTACTGGAGGGTTCTGTCGTGGTGTTCTGCAACAAGTCCACCACGGTGAATTGGCTGGGGTACTCGCTGGAGGAGATGGGGGTACAGCATGCACGTCTGCAAGGGGAAATGCCTGCTGCAGTCCGCGCAGGAATCTTCCGCTCCTTTCAGAAGGGCTTGGTTGAAGTGCTGATATGCACAGACATTGCCTCGCGAGGCCTGGACACGTCTAAGGTGCATCTGGTTGTCAACTATGATTTCCCAGAATCCCACACAGACTATATCCACAGAGCAGGGAGGGTGGGAAGAGCAGGAGGGGTGGAGGATGGGGAGGTGTTAAGCTTTGTTGCTCATCCGTGGGATGTGGAGTTGGTACAAAAGATCGAGACGGCTGCACGCAGGAGGACTAGTTTGCCAGGGATGGAATCTGATATACATGAGCCAAAACCAAAGATagtggaagaagaggaggagaagacttTTGTATAA